A genomic segment from Dendropsophus ebraccatus isolate aDenEbr1 chromosome 7, aDenEbr1.pat, whole genome shotgun sequence encodes:
- the LOC138797098 gene encoding oocyte zinc finger protein XlCOF22-like, protein MGKDRNEISKRILHVTLEIIRLLTGEEEAVGAEQHSSGEALLPLTVHPGCHTTDLSYNPPDHEEPSPDQSHTATTGTEQGGGERIQCDECREEFSSRFDLITRRSHHRGEKSYPCSECGKCFSFKSHLVRHERIHTGEKPYSCSECGKCFPFKSNLATHERIHTGEKAYTCPECGKCFIQKSQLVSHERSHTGEKPYSCLGCGKCFSSRSDLVKHERIHTVEKPFQCSECGKCFNTKAKLKGHQRYHTGDTPFSCSECEKCFPNKSDLSRHERIHTGEKPYSCAECGKCFTDKSNFATHKRIHTGEKPYSCPECGKSFTDKSYFARHKRIHTGEKPYSCSECGKCFTRKSHLVIHGRNHTGEKPYPCSECGECFITNDKLRNHQRSHTGEKPLSSTFVNVLLGN, encoded by the coding sequence GAAGAAGCTGTCGGTGCGGAGCAGCactcctcaggagaagccctcctcccccttactgtacatccaggatgtcacactacagatctatcatataatcctcctgaccatgaggaaccttctcctgaccaATCACACACCGCGACCACAGGGAcagagcagggaggaggagagaggattcAGTGTGATGAGTGTAGAGAAGAGTTTTCAAGTAGATTTGATCTTATTACACGCAGAAGTCATCACAGGGGAGAGAAGTCTtatccatgttcagaatgtgggaaatgtttttcattTAAATCACACCTTGTTagacatgagagaattcacacaggggagaagccatattcatgttcagagtgtgggaaatgttttccatTTAAATCAAATCTTGCTacacatgagagaattcacacaggagaaaaggcatatacatgtccagaatgtgggaaatgttttatacaGAAATCTCAGCTTGTTTCACATgagagaagccacacaggagagaagccatattcatgtttagGATGTGGAAAATGCTTTTCAAGCAGATCAGATCTAGTTAAACATGAGAGAATTCATACAGTAGAAAAGCCATTTcagtgttcagaatgtggtaaatgctTTAATACAAAAGCCAAGTTGAAGGGTCATCAGAGGTATCACACAGGAGACActccattttcatgctcagaatgtgaaAAATGCTTTCCAAACAAATCAGATCTGAGTAGACATGAGaggattcacacaggagagaaaccatattcATGTGCAGAATGTGGCAAATGCTTTACAGATAAATCAAATTTTGCTACACATAAGAgaattcatacaggagagaagccatattcatgtccagaatgtggaaaatctttTACAGACAAATCATATTTTGCAAGGCATAAGAGaatccacacaggagagaagccatattcatgttcagaatgtggaaaatgttttacccgTAAATCACATCTTGTAATACATGGGAGaaatcacacaggagagaagccgtatccatgttcagaatgtggggaaTGTTTTATTACTAATGACAAACTAAGGAATcatcagagaagtcacacaggggagaagccattgtcATCTACATTTGTTAACGTTTTACTAGGAAATTAG